One window of Halococcus salifodinae DSM 8989 genomic DNA carries:
- a CDS encoding helix-turn-helix domain-containing protein, with protein sequence MGGSRRKEIEQHLPEEKIDEMLREAEDDDRFRRIGFVKNLYQGDTVAEAADRAGRSPATGGRWVKDWNEGGFAQLMPSYGGGRPPKLDEDEQDCSIENAVREYDHSVLASFLMLLSANRRTIS encoded by the coding sequence ATGGGCGGAAGTCGTCGCAAAGAGATCGAGCAGCACCTTCCAGAGGAGAAGATCGACGAGATGCTCCGTGAAGCCGAAGACGACGATCGTTTTCGGCGTATTGGCTTTGTGAAGAATCTCTACCAAGGAGATACGGTTGCAGAGGCTGCCGATCGTGCGGGACGGTCTCCAGCAACCGGTGGCCGGTGGGTAAAAGACTGGAACGAGGGTGGGTTTGCTCAACTCATGCCGAGCTACGGGGGCGGAAGGCCCCCGAAGCTCGACGAAGATGAACAAGACTGCTCTATTGAAAATGCGGTACGGGAGTACGATCATAGCGTCTTGGCGAGCTTCTTGATGTTGTTGAGCGCGAACAGGAGAACGATCTCAC
- a CDS encoding RNA-splicing ligase RtcB, whose amino-acid sequence MTTTIEGDHTTAEVYLDEENLEALTREQIQEMVDHEAFTEPVRVMPDAHPGAGCVIGFTMPLDDKVVPNVVGSDIGCGMFAIKLAEKPALSNAEIDERIRETIPMGWHAHDNQAYHIGNDFPWQETTHKIDRLQDSLNEEIDFEGYDLDHFKDLCERAQVDLNKAINQMGTLGGGNHFIEIAESEQTGEWWAVFHSGSRALGNAVAEYWQETATERRNESTVPLLTEEDVPEEIREAGGTAAMLTGEDGRRIDMERAAAFCRETFDGQAIEANLNRIRQVRHDRAEQLEDDRNTHLDYLEGEAAHGYLIDMAFCQTYAWENRRYMGELVADALGVEIADSIHSPHNLIDFDDLIIRKGATRAHDGERLIVPFNMGEGSVILEGKGNDDWNRSAPHGAGRDGSRTWAKDEFTMEEFESAMDGVFSTSISEETLDESPMSYKDPALIESRLAETGEIKDRLAPVINCKADW is encoded by the coding sequence ATGACAACGACAATCGAAGGCGACCATACGACAGCCGAGGTGTATCTCGACGAAGAGAACCTCGAAGCACTCACCAGAGAACAGATCCAGGAGATGGTGGACCACGAAGCGTTCACCGAACCCGTCCGGGTCATGCCCGACGCCCATCCTGGAGCGGGCTGTGTGATCGGCTTCACGATGCCGCTCGACGACAAGGTAGTCCCGAACGTCGTGGGGAGCGATATCGGCTGTGGCATGTTCGCGATCAAACTCGCCGAGAAGCCCGCGCTCTCGAACGCGGAGATCGACGAGCGCATTCGCGAGACGATCCCGATGGGATGGCACGCACACGACAACCAGGCGTACCACATCGGCAACGACTTCCCGTGGCAGGAGACCACCCACAAGATCGATCGCCTCCAAGACAGTTTGAACGAAGAGATCGACTTCGAGGGGTACGATCTCGATCACTTCAAAGACCTCTGCGAGCGCGCGCAGGTCGATCTCAACAAGGCGATCAATCAGATGGGAACGCTCGGTGGGGGCAACCACTTCATCGAGATCGCCGAATCCGAGCAGACCGGCGAGTGGTGGGCCGTCTTCCACAGTGGAAGCCGTGCGTTGGGCAACGCCGTCGCGGAGTACTGGCAGGAAACGGCCACCGAGCGACGAAATGAATCGACCGTGCCGCTGCTCACCGAAGAAGACGTCCCCGAAGAGATCCGCGAGGCCGGCGGGACAGCGGCCATGCTCACGGGCGAGGACGGCCGCCGTATCGACATGGAGCGCGCGGCGGCCTTCTGTCGCGAAACCTTCGACGGCCAGGCGATCGAGGCGAACCTCAATCGCATCCGGCAGGTACGCCACGACCGCGCCGAACAGCTCGAAGACGACCGCAACACACACCTCGACTATCTCGAGGGCGAGGCCGCGCACGGCTATCTCATCGACATGGCGTTCTGCCAGACGTATGCGTGGGAAAACCGACGATATATGGGCGAACTCGTGGCCGACGCGCTCGGCGTCGAGATCGCCGACTCGATCCATTCGCCACACAACCTGATCGACTTCGACGATCTCATCATCCGAAAAGGCGCGACCCGGGCTCACGACGGCGAACGGCTGATCGTCCCGTTCAACATGGGCGAAGGGTCGGTGATTCTCGAAGGGAAAGGCAACGACGACTGGAACAGGAGCGCGCCGCATGGGGCTGGCCGCGACGGCAGCCGGACGTGGGCCAAAGACGAGTTCACGATGGAGGAGTTCGAAAGTGCGATGGACGGGGTGTTCTCGACATCGATTTCGGAGGAGACGCTCGACGAATCACCGATGAGCTACAAAGATCCCGCCCTGATCGAATCACGGCTCGCCGAGACAGGCGAGATCAAGGATCGACTGGCTCCAGTCATCAACTGCAAGGCAGACTGGTGA
- a CDS encoding DUF7342 family protein, with protein MTETDPGIEAWKEHTSAFDRVRSVAEAVSQPRSASSIADEALVAENTARSHLERLVEMNVLLKTDREGTALYTPDPLYVRVQTLRDLLDEYDHDGLIGLKEDLQARIRTWQGEYDVSSPEALRERAAEAEQVEQTSEIRTTASDWELTRYRLTIVEDAIENYATYSRDSRAMA; from the coding sequence ATGACAGAAACCGACCCCGGTATCGAAGCGTGGAAAGAACACACGAGTGCGTTCGATAGGGTTCGGTCAGTCGCTGAGGCGGTCTCGCAGCCCCGATCGGCATCGTCCATCGCAGACGAGGCCCTCGTTGCAGAGAACACGGCTCGCAGTCATCTCGAACGACTCGTCGAGATGAACGTCCTCCTGAAAACTGATCGCGAAGGGACGGCGTTGTATACGCCCGATCCGCTCTACGTCCGTGTACAGACGCTCCGTGACCTACTCGACGAATACGACCATGATGGTCTCATTGGACTGAAAGAGGACTTGCAGGCACGAATCAGGACGTGGCAGGGCGAATACGACGTCAGCTCTCCGGAAGCGCTCCGCGAACGTGCAGCGGAGGCGGAACAGGTCGAACAAACCAGCGAGATTCGAACAACTGCAAGTGATTGGGAACTCACCAGATATCGCCTCACTATCGTTGAGGATGCCATCGAGAACTACGCAACCTACAGCCGTGACAGCAGGGCGATGGCGTAG
- a CDS encoding SWIM zinc finger family protein has product MEYPNQDEIRSLCTHQSYERGVNYHNQGRIQELAINEGELTATVRGTHDYEISITVDDEGVRTYFCSCPYDYAGACKHVISVLLAANKREPEHTTSDDSHTAAGSTGPAATDVQSLVEETPAEDLRTFLQELIEDDHDIRDRFVAFAGEDTENTVYDYKEEINRLFEDALSRRGMIEYNTHIDFSHYHDLAATHRSRGHTHEATAIYRALAEAIRENMTRIDDSGGYYGRKLETIIDAYAETITEQPLEHDEKRPYIDYLVAEFIEADYAFVCEDYGDALRTVCTSTSDLEHWFDRLDPHVPDVSVDLTGSDEPPAPTGTDIQQPPAEAESETSDDTQAPREPPDGTLYASDFTAGPLTTEEFTGETLDVAHLTVGPLELQSFVGDAFENFHVDAPTTVEDHTADVTSSESEASTSGSPSSLRTRRVLSSYLYLVDQLGDEETVLSVYDDIYLDNSQFCKQYAVQLINRGNEEQALRAVEDGLETFGSTTTLQWLAADLYRERNSDAYRQTLERLFLDHSEWDAYDELKASCDDERWDSIYDEIVTSLADTDRRRLIDVYVHEGELEDAFAAVVDSENLAWLQRYRQSVAEVDPDAYFEAYRELLVPFAAGETGRRHYREIADHLEAMQALVSADQFDAFVDTLKDTHSNRPAFLDELDKAGF; this is encoded by the coding sequence ATGGAGTACCCGAATCAGGACGAGATTCGCTCGCTTTGCACCCACCAGTCCTACGAGCGTGGTGTCAACTACCATAACCAAGGGCGAATTCAGGAGCTCGCAATCAACGAGGGGGAACTCACGGCCACCGTTCGCGGGACCCACGACTACGAGATCTCCATCACCGTGGACGACGAGGGCGTTCGGACTTACTTTTGTAGCTGTCCATACGACTACGCGGGAGCGTGCAAACACGTTATTTCGGTGCTGCTGGCAGCCAACAAGCGGGAACCGGAGCACACAACCAGCGACGACAGCCACACGGCAGCGGGATCGACGGGCCCCGCCGCGACCGACGTACAATCACTCGTCGAGGAGACCCCCGCCGAGGACCTCCGGACGTTTCTCCAGGAGCTCATCGAAGACGACCACGACATCCGTGACCGCTTCGTCGCGTTCGCTGGCGAGGATACAGAGAACACCGTCTACGACTACAAAGAGGAGATCAACCGACTGTTCGAGGATGCGCTGAGTCGGCGGGGCATGATCGAATACAACACCCACATCGATTTCTCACACTACCACGACCTCGCGGCGACCCATCGGTCTCGTGGTCACACCCACGAGGCGACGGCCATCTACCGCGCTCTCGCCGAGGCGATCCGCGAGAACATGACTCGAATCGACGACAGCGGCGGCTACTACGGCCGGAAACTCGAAACGATCATCGATGCATACGCGGAGACGATCACCGAGCAACCCCTCGAGCACGACGAAAAACGGCCCTACATCGACTACCTCGTTGCGGAGTTCATCGAAGCCGACTACGCGTTCGTCTGCGAGGACTACGGCGATGCCTTGCGGACGGTCTGTACGTCGACGAGCGATCTCGAACACTGGTTCGACCGTCTGGACCCCCATGTCCCGGACGTCTCGGTCGACCTCACCGGTAGCGACGAACCACCGGCACCGACTGGGACAGATATCCAGCAGCCACCCGCCGAGGCCGAGTCCGAAACAAGCGACGACACACAGGCTCCCCGCGAGCCACCCGACGGGACGCTCTATGCATCCGATTTCACTGCTGGGCCGCTCACCACCGAGGAGTTCACCGGTGAGACGCTCGACGTGGCCCATCTCACTGTCGGGCCGCTCGAACTGCAGTCTTTCGTCGGGGACGCCTTCGAAAACTTCCACGTCGATGCCCCCACGACGGTCGAGGACCACACCGCCGATGTCACATCCTCCGAATCGGAGGCATCAACGTCGGGGTCACCCTCGTCGCTGCGGACGCGACGTGTGCTGTCCTCGTATCTGTATCTGGTCGACCAACTCGGCGACGAGGAGACGGTGCTGTCGGTGTACGACGACATCTACCTCGACAATTCACAGTTCTGTAAACAGTACGCCGTGCAACTGATCAATCGTGGCAACGAGGAACAGGCGCTCCGCGCGGTCGAGGACGGACTCGAGACGTTCGGATCCACGACGACGCTGCAGTGGCTTGCGGCCGATCTTTACCGGGAGCGAAACTCGGACGCATACCGCCAGACGCTCGAACGCCTGTTCCTCGATCACAGCGAGTGGGACGCCTACGACGAGCTGAAAGCGTCGTGTGACGACGAGCGGTGGGACTCGATCTATGATGAGATCGTGACGTCCCTCGCGGACACCGATCGACGACGGCTGATCGATGTGTATGTCCACGAGGGCGAACTGGAAGACGCGTTTGCAGCGGTGGTTGATAGCGAGAACCTCGCGTGGTTGCAGCGGTATAGACAGTCGGTTGCCGAGGTGGATCCGGACGCGTATTTCGAGGCGTACAGGGAGCTCCTCGTGCCGTTTGCTGCTGGAGAGACAGGCCGACGACACTACCGGGAGATCGCCGATCATCTCGAAGCGATGCAAGCTCTCGTGTCTGCGGATCAGTTCGATGCGTTCGTCGATACGTTGAAGGACACCCACTCGAATCGACCGGCGTTTCTCGACGAGCTCGACAAGGCGGGGTTTTGA
- a CDS encoding RNA-guided endonuclease InsQ/TnpB family protein, translating to MDLTLRCRAYPDEETASVAWEHIDILRQIRNQAIRHYYRSPHDDRPTEYDQHAKLPEWKRRWPVFKKPSAHAAQQAVSQIHKDHETQKGRRESGYKTGRLKWQGRGEFRSVSYNQPSRYDVDHNTGEDGWLRLRLEKIGWIQVRAHRAVPETDDVKRVVLKKERTGEWFVTFVVEADEPEKPDLSNLTADECVGIDLGILSYIHTSDDLAVGCLDLTDSYDRYARAQRSLDRKGHGSANWEKQRQKVARAKRHIKRKVLDFQHKLSTWLVTEYDFIAVEDLDVKPMLETSQSAKNKQDAAWSRFIRLLDYKAKLHGVHVISVEPRNTTKACNQCGVKTSKPLWVREHSCPACGHEEDRDLNAAKNVLDKALAESGVPFVRTTNTLHVGPGRSESTPVQTALPPFTDGGSGVCRHSHRVDAKRVVEAGSPDP from the coding sequence ATGGATCTCACGCTCCGCTGTCGCGCGTATCCCGACGAGGAGACCGCCAGCGTAGCGTGGGAACACATCGATATACTTCGGCAGATTCGCAACCAAGCGATCCGTCACTACTACCGCTCGCCACACGACGACAGGCCGACCGAATACGACCAACACGCCAAACTTCCCGAGTGGAAACGGCGATGGCCGGTGTTCAAGAAACCGTCAGCTCATGCGGCTCAACAGGCCGTCTCACAGATCCACAAGGATCACGAAACACAGAAGGGGCGACGAGAGAGCGGCTACAAGACTGGGCGGCTCAAGTGGCAGGGTCGCGGTGAGTTTCGGTCGGTGTCGTACAACCAACCATCCCGCTACGACGTGGATCACAACACGGGCGAGGATGGCTGGCTCCGACTCCGGCTCGAAAAAATCGGCTGGATACAGGTTCGTGCTCACCGCGCGGTTCCCGAGACCGACGACGTGAAACGGGTCGTACTCAAGAAGGAACGAACCGGCGAATGGTTCGTGACCTTCGTCGTGGAGGCCGACGAACCAGAGAAACCCGACCTGTCGAACCTCACGGCCGACGAGTGTGTGGGCATCGACCTCGGGATTCTCTCGTACATCCACACCTCGGACGATCTGGCGGTAGGCTGTCTCGACTTGACCGACAGCTACGACCGCTACGCACGAGCACAACGGTCGTTGGATCGGAAGGGACACGGATCGGCGAACTGGGAGAAACAACGGCAGAAGGTCGCCCGAGCGAAACGGCACATCAAACGGAAGGTGCTCGACTTCCAGCACAAACTTTCGACATGGCTCGTCACGGAATACGACTTCATTGCCGTCGAGGACCTCGACGTGAAGCCGATGCTCGAAACGTCACAGTCGGCGAAGAACAAACAGGACGCAGCGTGGAGTCGGTTCATTCGCCTACTCGACTACAAGGCGAAGTTGCACGGCGTTCACGTGATCTCGGTCGAACCACGGAACACAACGAAGGCATGCAATCAGTGTGGCGTCAAGACCTCGAAGCCGTTGTGGGTCCGCGAACACTCGTGTCCAGCGTGCGGTCACGAAGAGGACCGGGACTTGAACGCCGCGAAGAACGTGCTCGACAAAGCGTTAGCCGAAAGCGGCGTGCCGTTCGTCCGAACAACCAACACACTTCATGTAGGGCCGGGACGGTCCGAATCAACGCCCGTGCAGACTGCGCTCCCTCCGTTCACCGACGGTGGAAGCGGCGTTTGCCGCCATTCCCACCGCGTGGATGCAAAGCGCGTCGTCGAAGCGGGAAGCCCCGACCCTTGA
- a CDS encoding ATP-binding protein, producing the protein MRSGFVHVVYGRRRVGKTELLKRFCADRAHIYFLASQEAEQRQREKFVGQIADHFGDRVPRIDGWDEAFDYLGEKLATETLVVVIDEFPYLVAENDSLPSYVQSFVDERLQDTESMLVLCGSSVSTMESEVLGHESPLYGRRTGQIDLQPFSFRQAREAIPYEFKEAVRSYAVTGGTPMYLTLFDYTRSLVENIQTHVLSPTAVLYNEPEFLLRTELRTPARYMSILEAIATGRTTPNEISGATDIDSGPLSKYLRTLRRLRLIDREVPVTASRKHSKRSRYRVADEFLRFWFRYIEPNRSSIEQAPEMVLEGTVEPDLPNHVATTFEDIAQEAVWAAIRHGELDPYAEVGRWWYGEHEIDLVGLAPDDDRILLAECKWTAEPVGYALMDALRDDAEHVRWGPSTRDERFALVSKSGFVDGLEDDLDENWSLFSASDLESLLSPAEDN; encoded by the coding sequence TTGAGGTCGGGGTTCGTTCACGTGGTGTACGGTCGTCGGCGAGTCGGAAAGACCGAGCTGCTCAAGCGGTTTTGTGCCGATCGAGCACATATCTATTTCCTTGCTTCACAGGAGGCAGAACAGCGACAGCGTGAGAAATTCGTTGGACAGATTGCCGATCATTTCGGAGATCGCGTGCCACGGATCGACGGATGGGACGAGGCGTTCGACTACCTCGGAGAGAAACTCGCGACGGAAACACTCGTGGTTGTGATCGATGAATTTCCATATCTCGTCGCAGAAAACGACTCCCTACCGTCGTATGTACAGTCGTTCGTCGACGAGCGACTGCAAGACACCGAATCGATGCTCGTGCTGTGTGGCTCCAGCGTGAGTACGATGGAATCGGAGGTCCTCGGACACGAGAGTCCGCTGTACGGTCGCCGAACGGGACAGATCGATCTCCAGCCGTTTTCGTTTCGACAGGCTCGGGAAGCGATCCCGTACGAATTCAAGGAGGCAGTTCGGTCGTACGCCGTCACCGGTGGGACACCGATGTATCTCACACTGTTCGATTACACTCGCTCCCTCGTCGAGAACATCCAGACACACGTCCTCTCGCCGACGGCCGTTCTGTACAACGAGCCGGAGTTTCTGTTGCGCACTGAACTTCGGACGCCAGCCCGATATATGAGTATTCTCGAAGCGATCGCCACCGGTCGGACGACGCCAAACGAGATTTCGGGGGCGACGGACATCGATTCGGGGCCACTCTCGAAGTATCTACGGACACTGCGACGGCTTCGCCTCATCGACCGAGAGGTCCCAGTGACCGCTTCACGGAAGCACTCGAAGCGGTCGCGATACCGCGTTGCGGACGAGTTCCTGCGATTCTGGTTTCGATACATCGAACCCAACCGCTCCAGCATCGAGCAAGCCCCGGAGATGGTTCTCGAGGGAACGGTCGAACCGGACCTCCCGAATCACGTCGCGACGACGTTCGAAGACATCGCCCAGGAAGCCGTCTGGGCCGCAATCCGTCACGGTGAACTCGATCCGTACGCGGAGGTCGGCCGATGGTGGTACGGGGAACACGAGATCGACCTCGTTGGCCTCGCTCCGGACGACGACCGAATACTCCTCGCCGAATGCAAGTGGACGGCCGAGCCGGTTGGGTACGCACTCATGGATGCTCTCAGGGACGACGCCGAGCACGTTCGGTGGGGGCCAAGCACGCGGGACGAACGATTCGCTCTCGTCTCGAAAAGCGGGTTCGTCGACGGTCTTGAAGACGATCTCGACGAGAACTGGTCGCTGTTCAGCGCCTCGGATCTCGAATCGCTGCTGTCTCCTGCCGAAGACAACTGA
- a CDS encoding RNA-guided endonuclease InsQ/TnpB family protein produces the protein MVELRRTVVTKLDLPEGADESLQDTVDQFKHCANTASEWCWHGDDGYHVTSKAKAERALYADLKDETDLTANLVQKGIRRAVEAVKSGVSRLKDGERTSRPTFRKTSVVYDKRSATFNEDHATLSTVDGRIRADYVLPDDPEGTPHGRYLLNDDYEPRMATLQYDADADEWFLHISLRSYDGDGEPETDSSTEHTTVLGVDLGIDTIAATSTGKMWSGGYLNHRREQYERVRGSLQQRGTQSAHRTIESIGERETRWADDYLHCISKALVQEADAYGCDVIAFEELTHIRDRMPKAKKFHAWAFRRLYEYVEYKAEEYDIDVVQVNPAYTSQRCSKCGTTLEENRPNGDHRFECQKCGYAVHADYNAAKNIGMKHVRRRQKSIGGRPRVNVALKSGTVNANGRYSSTVA, from the coding sequence GTGGTCGAACTCCGTCGTACCGTCGTCACAAAGCTTGATCTGCCCGAAGGGGCCGACGAGTCGCTTCAAGACACCGTCGATCAATTCAAGCATTGTGCGAACACCGCGTCCGAGTGGTGTTGGCACGGCGACGACGGATACCACGTTACCTCGAAGGCGAAGGCCGAACGCGCGTTGTACGCCGACCTAAAAGACGAGACGGACCTCACGGCGAATCTCGTCCAGAAGGGTATCCGCCGGGCCGTCGAAGCGGTCAAGTCCGGTGTCTCCCGCCTCAAAGACGGAGAGCGAACGTCCCGGCCGACGTTCCGAAAGACGTCCGTCGTCTACGACAAACGGTCGGCCACGTTCAACGAGGACCACGCGACCCTTTCGACGGTAGACGGTCGTATCCGTGCGGACTACGTTCTCCCCGACGACCCGGAGGGAACACCGCACGGTCGCTACCTACTGAACGACGACTACGAGCCGCGCATGGCGACGTTGCAGTACGACGCCGACGCGGACGAGTGGTTCCTGCACATCAGCCTCCGGAGTTACGACGGCGACGGCGAACCCGAGACTGATTCTTCGACCGAGCACACTACTGTCCTCGGCGTTGACCTCGGGATCGACACGATCGCCGCGACTTCGACGGGGAAGATGTGGTCCGGCGGCTACCTGAACCACCGCCGGGAACAGTACGAACGGGTCCGTGGATCGCTACAGCAACGTGGTACACAGTCCGCCCACCGCACGATAGAGTCCATCGGGGAACGCGAAACTCGGTGGGCCGACGACTACCTGCACTGTATCTCGAAGGCGCTTGTCCAAGAGGCCGACGCCTACGGCTGTGACGTGATCGCCTTCGAGGAACTAACCCACATCCGCGATCGGATGCCCAAAGCGAAGAAGTTCCATGCGTGGGCGTTCCGCCGCCTCTACGAGTACGTCGAGTACAAGGCCGAGGAGTACGACATCGACGTGGTGCAGGTCAATCCGGCGTACACGTCCCAACGGTGCTCGAAGTGCGGGACGACGCTCGAAGAGAATCGTCCGAACGGCGACCACCGATTCGAGTGTCAGAAGTGCGGGTACGCGGTCCACGCGGACTACAACGCGGCGAAGAACATCGGAATGAAGCACGTCCGTCGACGGCAGAAGTCCATCGGTGGACGGCCACGAGTCAACGTGGCCTTGAAGTCAGGGACAGTGAACGCGAACGGACGCTACTCGTCCACCGTCGCTTAG
- a CDS encoding methyltransferase family protein, protein MRPRIDWMTRSDDRVLAFLAEKEIVASASVIAANIDYNPSYLSRRCRKLAAAGLLERIDKSNYRLTDLGERYLSGDVDPEALALDEES, encoded by the coding sequence ATGCGGCCGCGCATCGACTGGATGACACGCTCGGACGATCGCGTCCTGGCGTTTCTCGCCGAAAAGGAGATCGTCGCCTCCGCCAGCGTCATCGCGGCCAACATCGATTACAATCCGAGCTATCTCTCCCGTCGGTGCCGGAAACTCGCCGCCGCCGGTCTCCTCGAACGGATCGACAAGTCGAACTACCGGCTGACCGATCTCGGCGAACGCTACCTCTCCGGCGACGTCGACCCCGAGGCGTTGGCCCTCGACGAGGAGTCCTGA
- a CDS encoding DUF7344 domain-containing protein, protein MSTLPRTPNELIRHLARSTTAEELTEFLWLLSNRRRRLVVVSVYLVGPDETIDLHTLAGRIASVETDKEPATITRAERRTVYTNLVQNHLEPLADARIIGYDPQSKHVRRGPATPAAGIMLAAAVVVLQFLAPYERDDTAS, encoded by the coding sequence ATGTCGACGCTGCCCCGAACGCCGAACGAACTCATCCGGCATCTGGCGCGGTCGACGACAGCCGAGGAGCTGACGGAGTTCCTCTGGCTGCTCTCGAACCGCCGTCGTCGCCTCGTCGTCGTGAGCGTGTACCTGGTGGGCCCGGACGAAACGATCGACCTCCACACGCTTGCCGGCCGGATCGCCAGCGTCGAGACGGACAAAGAACCGGCGACCATCACGAGAGCCGAGCGCCGAACGGTGTACACCAACCTCGTCCAAAATCACCTCGAACCGCTCGCTGACGCCCGGATTATTGGGTACGATCCGCAAAGCAAACACGTGCGTCGCGGACCGGCGACTCCTGCGGCGGGGATCATGCTGGCCGCCGCAGTCGTGGTCTTGCAGTTCCTCGCGCCGTACGAGCGAGACGACACAGCCTCGTAG
- a CDS encoding MarR family transcriptional regulator, producing MAFLYNNPEYGYKPSELREHLDVPHGTATTTLKRLHEAGYIGKTEDSYYHALEQRESLRRYVASLDQLDRMFTQPTDNDRPSASDTEDVPPERIDDAEIERELAELEDELGE from the coding sequence GTGGCGTTTCTCTACAACAACCCCGAGTACGGGTACAAACCCTCCGAGCTCAGAGAACACCTCGATGTTCCTCACGGGACTGCGACGACCACTCTCAAGCGCCTTCATGAAGCGGGCTATATCGGAAAAACCGAAGATAGCTATTACCACGCGCTTGAACAGCGAGAGAGCCTTCGACGCTACGTCGCCAGTCTTGACCAGTTAGACCGGATGTTCACCCAGCCGACTGACAACGATCGGCCATCAGCTTCTGACACAGAAGACGTTCCCCCGGAACGGATAGACGATGCGGAGATTGAGCGTGAACTCGCAGAACTGGAAGACGAGCTTGGAGAATGA
- a CDS encoding nucleotidyltransferase domain-containing protein, translated as MQRGIRACVRVQPGSDTDVFRIGAADDILRLLVDAHDTEFTIADLVGMTGATRSTVWRAVDLLDQLDIIEVRKTPQRNYVSIDPAHLEKDDPVLAVEQAGFHDPIRAFVDRVRSTVAQADDIERLVGIVVFGSVARGEADRQSDIDLFVVVEGDRTAARRYVADIVSELREERFDGDRFDFEQYVESVDSARRVGDDLRTIFAEGICVYGTDELQSLRKAVFADE; from the coding sequence ATGCAACGAGGAATAAGAGCCTGTGTTCGAGTACAACCGGGCAGCGACACAGACGTGTTCCGTATCGGCGCTGCCGATGACATCCTCCGATTGCTCGTCGATGCACACGATACGGAGTTCACGATTGCGGATCTCGTCGGAATGACTGGGGCGACCCGATCGACGGTGTGGCGAGCTGTCGACCTCCTCGACCAGCTGGACATCATCGAAGTCCGCAAAACACCACAACGGAATTATGTTTCTATCGATCCGGCTCATCTCGAAAAGGACGATCCAGTGCTCGCAGTCGAGCAAGCGGGGTTTCACGACCCCATTCGAGCGTTCGTCGATCGTGTCCGGAGCACGGTCGCACAAGCAGACGACATCGAGCGGCTCGTCGGCATTGTCGTCTTCGGGAGCGTCGCGCGCGGTGAGGCGGACCGACAGAGCGACATCGACCTGTTTGTCGTCGTTGAAGGAGATCGGACGGCGGCTCGACGGTACGTGGCCGATATCGTGAGCGAACTCCGTGAGGAACGGTTCGACGGTGATCGGTTCGATTTCGAACAGTACGTCGAGTCAGTCGACAGCGCACGTCGGGTCGGTGACGATCTCCGAACGATTTTCGCTGAGGGAATCTGTGTGTACGGGACCGACGAACTGCAGTCGCTTCGCAAGGCGGTGTTCGCCGATGAGTAG
- a CDS encoding DUF2080 family transposase-associated protein codes for MDRYEVEGHEVHDGEAKPTGTGAHVFVPKRWIGATVKIVRTSEPDPSDDE; via the coding sequence ATGGATCGGTACGAGGTAGAAGGCCACGAAGTCCACGACGGCGAGGCCAAACCCACCGGCACGGGCGCACACGTATTCGTCCCGAAACGGTGGATCGGCGCGACCGTCAAGATCGTCCGAACCTCCGAACCCGATCCATCCGACGACGAGTAG